The stretch of DNA TGAGGAGAAGATTACGGCAGCTACTATCAGCATTAATATGTTTCTTGTTTTCATCATTACATTCTCCTTTTTATTTTATTAAACGAGTATGATATATCAGATATTATTGTGTTAAAATTCGCTGGGTTGCTTTTTTTATTATTAAAATTTAATTTCTTTAATTTGCATCCAAGTTAAACATTATTTTTGTAAATAAAAATAAAGCAAATATCATTCCAAAATGGCAAAAGAAATTACAAGCAGGCAGGAAAATTATTCACAATGGTATAACGATATTGTAACGAAGGCAGATTTGGCGGAGAACAGTCCCGTCAGAGGTTGTATGGTGATTAAACCCTATGGCTTTGCCATCTGGGAAAAGATTCAGTCGGTACTGGACAAGATGTTCAAGGATACCGGCCATTCCAACGCTTACTTTCCCCTGTTTATACCCAAATCGTTTTTTTCAAAGGAAGCTTCTCATGTTGAGGGTTTTGCCAAAGAATGTGCGGTAGTTACCCATTACCGGCTTAAAAACGATGAAGATGGCAAGGGTATTGTCGTAGATGATAAGGCCAAACTCGAGGAGGAACTCATTGTACGACCCACTTCCGAAACCATCATTTGGAATACATATAAAGGCTGGATTCAGTCTTACCGGGATCTTCCCATATTGGTCAATCAATGGGCCAATATTGTAAGATGGGAGATGAGAACGCGTTTGTTTCTCAGGACCGCTGAATTTCTCTGGCAGGAAGGCCATACGGCTCATGCAACCAAAGAAGAAGCCCTGGAAGAAACCCAGAGAATGATTGACGTATATGCAGATTTTGCTGAGAACTGGATGGGCATACCTGTATTGAAAGGCACCAAAACCGATACAGACCGGTTTGCCGGGGCCGAAGAAACCTATACCATCGAGGCCCTGATGCAGGACGGAAAAGCCCTTCAATCCGGTACTTCCCATTTTCTGGGCCAGAACTTCGCAAAAGCATTTGATGTTACCTTTAC from Bacteroidales bacterium encodes:
- a CDS encoding proline--tRNA ligase, yielding MAKEITSRQENYSQWYNDIVTKADLAENSPVRGCMVIKPYGFAIWEKIQSVLDKMFKDTGHSNAYFPLFIPKSFFSKEASHVEGFAKECAVVTHYRLKNDEDGKGIVVDDKAKLEEELIVRPTSETIIWNTYKGWIQSYRDLPILVNQWANIVRWEMRTRLFLRTAEFLWQEGHTAHATKEEALEETQRMIDVYADFAENWMGIPVLKGTKTDTDRFAGAEETYTIEALMQDGKALQSGTSHFLGQNFAKAFDVTFTDQSGKLDYVWATSWGVSTRLMGALIMAHSDDNGLVLPPKLAPNQVVIVPIYKKDAQLSQISEKAGQIKQQLQ